The following proteins are encoded in a genomic region of Rhodococcus rhodochrous:
- a CDS encoding Fic family protein: MPDIAGRWRKMSVRVGSHSPPEHIHVGREMRELFHNFDDRLKYCDDDIELQLEALAYLEAHTLHIHPFEDFNGRAVRVMVTEAVRRVDFPLSSSASNGTLPNTPGM; the protein is encoded by the coding sequence ATGCCCGATATCGCCGGCAGATGGCGGAAAATGTCGGTCCGGGTGGGAAGTCACTCCCCGCCGGAACATATTCACGTCGGCCGTGAGATGCGGGAGCTGTTCCACAACTTCGATGATCGGCTCAAGTACTGCGACGATGATATCGAGCTCCAACTCGAGGCACTGGCCTATCTGGAGGCGCACACGCTCCACATCCACCCGTTCGAGGATTTCAACGGCAGAGCGGTCCGCGTGATGGTTACCGAAGCAGTGAGGCGCGTGGACTTCCCGTTGTCGAGCTCAGCGTCGAACGGGACACTGCCGAACACGCCCGGTATGTGA
- a CDS encoding multicopper oxidase family protein: protein MLTGAGVLAACSGAGAATGVPVAATSPVVRRLEQQRRVPGQQVVSARLTPRPVEVDLGGRIVSTWAYDDQVPGPLIRARVGDLLRVEVDNQLPAETSVHWHGLALSNDMDGVPGLTQDPIATADRFVYEFTVPHAGTYFYHSHSGLQLDRGLYGALIIDDPAEPGDYNHEWIVVLDDWLDGTGRTPDQVARELGIGSGAGNGDGAAMGTMDHDATDMDMGGETMLSPLLGGAGDVRYPHFLLGGRVPEDPMVWTAAPGQRARIRFVNAAADTAFRVALGGHRMTVTHTDGFPVVPQDTDAVLIGMGERVDVLVTLDDGVFPLFAQAEGKTGHGQAVVRTASGELPPRPRPDELDRRVLLGTDLAPREYVRLAERDHDLYHSVDMGGTMSPYRWTLGGRAHPDSAPLTVNEGQRVRMRMRNMSDMFHPMHLHGHTFALTDTGLRKDTVTIGPMRTVEIEFDTDNPGQWALHCHNAYHQEAGMMTTVSYLA, encoded by the coding sequence ATGCTGACCGGTGCCGGAGTCCTGGCGGCCTGTTCCGGGGCGGGGGCGGCGACCGGCGTCCCGGTGGCCGCCACGTCACCGGTGGTGCGTCGTCTCGAGCAGCAGCGACGTGTCCCGGGCCAGCAGGTGGTCTCGGCCCGGTTGACGCCGCGTCCGGTCGAGGTGGACCTCGGGGGACGCATCGTGTCCACCTGGGCCTATGACGATCAGGTGCCGGGACCGCTGATCCGTGCCCGGGTCGGGGATCTCCTGCGGGTGGAGGTCGACAACCAGCTACCAGCGGAGACGAGTGTGCACTGGCACGGGCTGGCGTTGAGCAACGACATGGACGGTGTTCCCGGGCTGACCCAGGACCCGATCGCCACCGCAGACCGATTCGTCTACGAGTTCACCGTCCCTCATGCGGGCACGTACTTCTATCACTCGCATTCGGGTCTGCAACTCGACCGCGGGCTCTACGGTGCGCTGATCATCGATGATCCGGCCGAGCCGGGCGACTACAACCACGAATGGATCGTGGTGCTCGACGACTGGCTCGACGGCACCGGCCGCACCCCCGACCAGGTGGCCCGCGAGCTCGGCATCGGCAGCGGAGCAGGAAACGGTGACGGCGCCGCGATGGGCACGATGGACCACGACGCCACGGATATGGACATGGGTGGGGAAACGATGCTCTCCCCGCTGCTCGGGGGCGCCGGGGACGTGCGCTATCCCCACTTCCTGCTCGGCGGGCGCGTGCCCGAAGATCCGATGGTCTGGACCGCCGCACCCGGACAACGGGCACGGATCCGGTTCGTCAACGCGGCCGCCGACACCGCCTTCCGGGTCGCGTTGGGTGGCCACCGGATGACGGTCACTCATACCGACGGTTTCCCGGTCGTACCGCAGGACACCGACGCAGTGCTGATCGGCATGGGTGAGCGTGTCGACGTACTCGTCACCCTCGACGACGGGGTGTTCCCGCTGTTCGCGCAGGCCGAGGGCAAGACCGGGCACGGGCAGGCCGTGGTGCGCACCGCCTCCGGCGAGTTGCCGCCACGACCTCGGCCCGACGAGCTCGATCGGCGGGTGCTGCTCGGCACCGACCTTGCGCCACGGGAGTACGTGCGGCTGGCCGAGCGTGATCACGATCTGTACCACAGCGTGGACATGGGCGGCACCATGTCGCCGTACCGCTGGACCCTGGGCGGCCGCGCCCACCCCGACAGTGCACCGCTGACCGTCAACGAAGGGCAACGGGTGCGCATGCGGATGCGCAACATGTCGGACATGTTCCACCCCATGCACCTGCACGGACACACCTTCGCGCTCACCGATACCGGACTGCGCAAGGACACCGTCACCATCGGGCCCATGCGCACCGTCGAGATCGAATTCGACACCGACAACCCCGGTCAATGGGCGTTGCACTGCCACAACGCCTATCACCAGGAAGCCGGAATGATGACCACCGTGTCCTACCTGGCGTGA
- a CDS encoding recombinase family protein has protein sequence MSELLGYARVSTTDQTLDLQSDALRAAGCSRIWTETASGATTARPQLDDLFSHLRAGDTLVVWRLDRLGRSLPHLLQVVTDLEERGIGFRSVTESIDTTTAGGKLIFSIFGALAEFERNLIRERTSAGLAAARARGRVGGRPPKMTAKKIKQAKLMRDNGMSQVEIAEILGVGRTTLYRHLQ, from the coding sequence GTGAGCGAACTTTTGGGCTATGCGAGGGTCTCGACGACCGATCAGACCCTCGATCTGCAGAGCGACGCGCTGAGGGCGGCGGGGTGTTCGCGGATCTGGACCGAGACCGCCAGCGGTGCCACGACCGCCCGGCCGCAACTCGACGACCTGTTCTCGCACCTGCGGGCTGGCGACACCCTGGTGGTGTGGCGGCTCGATCGGCTCGGCCGCTCCCTGCCGCATCTGCTTCAGGTGGTCACCGATCTCGAGGAACGGGGCATCGGGTTCCGGTCGGTGACCGAGTCGATCGACACCACCACGGCCGGCGGCAAGCTGATCTTCTCGATCTTCGGTGCGCTCGCCGAGTTCGAGCGCAACCTCATCCGTGAACGCACCTCGGCCGGACTTGCAGCGGCCCGAGCTCGGGGCCGGGTCGGGGGCCGGCCGCCGAAGATGACGGCGAAGAAGATCAAGCAGGCGAAGTTGATGCGCGACAACGGAATGAGTCAGGTCGAGATCGCGGAGATTCTTGGGGTTGGTCGTACGACGCTGTATCGGCATTTGCAGTAG
- a CDS encoding F510_1955 family glycosylhydrolase, producing MWISFARPCRGVLVAAALTVLVGCSTQQPATTPTRSGSVPTAEVPAVALTPALDHLHGLHLGADGTILAGTHTGLVTLGVDGRTTRVGTSDDDFMGLTGVPGTDRLFASGHPGPSSSAPNPLGLIDSTDGGRTWTPKSLTGEVDFHALATDGTVLVGFDGTTGLLVSTDAGTTWSSGAPLAAAALAVTDSGVWAATAEGLQHSTDTARIFTTVPEAPTLVLLSAAGDGSLWGVDTDGVAWRSHTGRNWEQKAMIGPVEALLAVDADTAYAATAHDLYILE from the coding sequence ATGTGGATATCGTTCGCGCGCCCCTGCCGGGGTGTGCTCGTCGCCGCTGCCCTGACCGTGCTCGTCGGATGCTCGACCCAGCAGCCCGCTACGACACCGACCCGATCGGGGTCTGTCCCGACCGCGGAGGTGCCCGCGGTGGCATTGACCCCTGCCCTCGATCACCTGCACGGGTTACACCTCGGTGCCGACGGCACGATCCTGGCCGGCACTCACACCGGCCTGGTCACCCTCGGCGTCGACGGGCGCACCACCCGGGTCGGCACCTCCGACGACGACTTCATGGGACTGACCGGGGTGCCCGGCACCGATCGGCTCTTCGCCTCCGGACATCCCGGACCGTCGAGTTCGGCACCGAACCCGCTCGGACTGATCGACAGCACCGACGGCGGACGAACATGGACCCCGAAATCCCTGACCGGAGAGGTGGACTTCCACGCTCTGGCCACCGACGGGACGGTGCTCGTCGGCTTCGACGGAACCACCGGACTGCTGGTCTCCACCGACGCCGGCACCACGTGGAGTTCGGGAGCCCCGCTGGCCGCCGCAGCTTTGGCCGTCACCGACAGCGGTGTCTGGGCGGCCACCGCCGAGGGGCTGCAGCACAGCACCGATACCGCCCGCATCTTCACCACCGTTCCCGAGGCCCCCACTCTGGTATTGCTCTCCGCCGCCGGTGACGGGTCCCTGTGGGGTGTCGACACCGACGGTGTCGCCTGGCGCAGCCACACCGGTCGAAATTGGGAACAGAAGGCAATGATCGGTCCGGTCGAGGCGCTGCTGGCCGTCGATGCCGACACCGCCTATGCCGCCACCGCGCACGATCTCTACATCCTCGAGTGA
- a CDS encoding heavy metal translocating P-type ATPase, with translation MSHPEHRHSHPAPAGHDHGTSTQSPPPDAEDAHAGHGEHLAHLGGSAEHTGHGGHDRHAGHGAHGEMFRRRFWVSLILSIPVVGFSHMVAELLGYPMPDFPGAMWIPPVLGTVIFAYGGMPFLTGGWAELRSRRPGMMLLIAMAISVAFAASWITTLGLGGFDLDFWWELALLIVIMLLGHWLEMRALGSASGALDALAAMLPDTAEKITDDGTEEVPLSELTLDDVVLVRAGARVPADGTVVDGRAEVDESMITGESKTVTRESGDMVVAGTVATDSALRVRITAIGEDTALAGIQRMVADAQASSSRAQALADKAAAFLFYFAAISGLLTFVVWALLGNVDEAVVRMVTVLVIACPHALGLAIPLVIAISTERAAKAGVLVKDRLALERMRTVEVVLFDKTGTLTQGRHQVTGVATADGIGESYLLARAAAVEADSEHPVARAIVAAADTGVPTGEKITATDFRSLPGRGVRAVVDGTEVTVGGPAMLTDLALSVPEEVTAVTEQWVQRGASVLHIAEGDRVLGAVALEDAVREESRQAIDALHARGVKVAMITGDARQVADAVAADLGIDEVFAEVLPEHKDAKVTELQQRGHKVAMVGDGVNDAPALARADVGVAIGAGTDVAIESAGVVLAANDPRAVLSIIELSHASYRKMWQNLVWATGYNIIAVPLAAGVLAFAGVAISPAVAAVLMSVSTIVVALNAQLLRRLDLEPAHLART, from the coding sequence ATGTCGCACCCGGAACACCGACACTCCCATCCGGCGCCGGCCGGACACGATCACGGCACCTCCACACAGAGCCCGCCGCCCGACGCGGAAGATGCGCATGCCGGGCACGGCGAACACCTCGCCCACCTCGGCGGGTCCGCCGAACACACCGGGCACGGCGGCCACGACCGGCACGCCGGGCACGGCGCGCACGGGGAGATGTTCCGCCGCCGCTTCTGGGTGTCGCTGATCCTGTCGATCCCGGTCGTGGGGTTCAGCCACATGGTCGCCGAGCTGCTCGGCTATCCCATGCCGGACTTCCCCGGGGCCATGTGGATTCCGCCGGTGCTGGGCACGGTGATCTTCGCCTACGGCGGCATGCCGTTCCTCACCGGCGGCTGGGCCGAACTGCGTTCGCGCCGCCCGGGAATGATGCTGCTGATCGCGATGGCCATCAGCGTCGCCTTCGCCGCCTCGTGGATCACCACCCTCGGCCTGGGCGGCTTCGACCTGGACTTCTGGTGGGAGCTGGCGCTGCTGATCGTGATCATGTTGCTCGGGCACTGGCTCGAGATGCGTGCCCTCGGTTCGGCCTCGGGAGCGCTCGACGCGCTGGCGGCGATGCTGCCCGACACCGCCGAGAAGATCACCGACGACGGCACCGAGGAGGTGCCGCTGTCGGAGTTGACCCTCGACGACGTGGTGCTCGTGCGGGCCGGGGCCCGCGTCCCGGCCGACGGCACGGTCGTCGACGGGCGCGCCGAGGTCGACGAGTCGATGATCACCGGCGAATCGAAGACCGTTACCCGCGAGAGCGGTGACATGGTGGTCGCCGGCACCGTCGCCACCGACAGCGCCCTGCGCGTACGGATCACTGCTATCGGTGAGGACACCGCCCTGGCCGGCATCCAACGCATGGTCGCCGACGCTCAGGCCTCCTCCTCGCGGGCACAGGCGCTGGCGGACAAGGCCGCGGCGTTCTTGTTCTACTTCGCTGCGATCAGCGGTCTGCTCACCTTCGTGGTGTGGGCGTTGCTCGGCAACGTCGACGAAGCGGTGGTGCGCATGGTCACCGTGCTGGTCATCGCGTGTCCCCACGCCCTGGGGTTGGCGATCCCGCTGGTGATCGCGATCTCCACCGAACGCGCCGCCAAGGCCGGGGTGCTGGTCAAGGACCGTCTCGCCCTCGAACGTATGCGCACCGTCGAGGTGGTGCTGTTCGACAAGACCGGCACCCTGACCCAGGGCCGGCACCAGGTCACCGGCGTCGCGACCGCCGATGGGATCGGCGAGTCGTATCTGCTGGCCCGCGCCGCCGCGGTCGAAGCCGACAGTGAACATCCCGTCGCGCGTGCGATCGTGGCCGCGGCGGACACCGGTGTCCCGACGGGCGAGAAGATCACCGCCACCGACTTCCGGTCGTTGCCCGGCCGTGGCGTGCGCGCGGTCGTCGACGGCACCGAGGTCACCGTCGGCGGACCCGCGATGCTCACCGACCTGGCGTTGTCGGTACCCGAGGAGGTCACCGCCGTCACCGAACAGTGGGTGCAGCGCGGAGCGTCGGTGCTGCACATCGCCGAAGGTGATCGGGTGCTCGGTGCCGTGGCGCTCGAGGACGCGGTCCGGGAGGAGTCCCGCCAGGCGATCGACGCCCTGCACGCCCGCGGAGTCAAGGTCGCGATGATCACCGGTGATGCCCGGCAGGTCGCCGACGCCGTCGCCGCCGATCTCGGCATCGACGAGGTGTTCGCCGAGGTGCTGCCCGAACACAAGGACGCGAAGGTCACCGAACTGCAGCAGCGCGGGCACAAGGTCGCCATGGTCGGCGACGGGGTGAACGACGCCCCGGCCCTGGCCCGCGCCGACGTGGGCGTGGCCATCGGCGCCGGCACCGATGTGGCGATCGAATCCGCCGGAGTGGTGCTGGCGGCGAACGATCCGCGGGCGGTGCTGTCGATCATCGAACTCTCCCACGCCAGTTACCGGAAGATGTGGCAGAACCTGGTGTGGGCAACCGGCTACAACATCATCGCCGTGCCCCTGGCCGCCGGTGTGCTCGCCTTCGCCGGGGTGGCGATCTCCCCGGCGGTGGCCGCGGTGCTCATGTCGGTTTCGACCATCGTCGTTGCCCTCAATGCACAACTGTTGCGCCGCCTCGACCTTGAGCCCGCCCACCTAGCCCGCACCTGA
- a CDS encoding cation diffusion facilitator family transporter, whose protein sequence is MSHGHGHGLSPAQATSASGRHVRRLWIAVALGLVTFVLQVVVGLSTSSLALLSDSAHVFTDVFGVLMAVTAITVAQRARTRPDRTFGLYRTEVFAALLNALLLFGVALWILYEALQRLSAPPEVPGLPVTIVAVVGLTMNVISFLLLRAGAKESINVRGAYLEVLADMLGSVGVLISGVVTIVFGWRYADPLIGVAIGLFVLPRAYNLGRHAIGILLQQAPKSIDITEVNAALNALPGVHESHDLHVWTLTSGMEVASAHLVTESDADSTAVLAAAQTLLAERFGLEHATLQVEPHDGEGRCRELSW, encoded by the coding sequence ATGAGCCACGGACACGGACACGGCCTCTCGCCCGCCCAAGCCACCAGCGCCTCCGGCCGACACGTCCGACGGTTGTGGATCGCCGTGGCCCTGGGCCTGGTGACCTTTGTGCTCCAGGTCGTCGTCGGACTCTCCACCTCGTCGCTGGCCTTGCTCTCCGACTCCGCGCACGTGTTCACCGACGTGTTCGGCGTGTTGATGGCCGTCACCGCTATCACCGTCGCCCAGCGTGCCCGCACCCGACCGGACCGGACCTTCGGCCTGTACCGCACCGAAGTGTTCGCCGCCCTGCTCAACGCACTCCTGCTGTTCGGCGTCGCCCTCTGGATTCTCTACGAAGCCCTCCAACGACTGTCCGCCCCACCCGAAGTCCCCGGCCTGCCCGTCACCATCGTTGCCGTGGTCGGCCTTACCATGAACGTCATTTCGTTTCTCCTGTTGCGCGCCGGCGCCAAGGAGAGCATCAACGTCCGCGGGGCCTACCTCGAAGTCCTGGCCGACATGCTCGGTTCGGTCGGCGTGCTTATCAGCGGTGTGGTGACCATCGTGTTCGGCTGGCGGTACGCCGACCCGCTCATCGGTGTCGCCATCGGACTCTTCGTCCTGCCCCGGGCCTACAATCTCGGCCGACACGCGATCGGCATCCTGCTCCAACAAGCCCCGAAGAGTATCGACATCACCGAGGTCAACGCCGCCCTTAATGCCCTTCCTGGAGTCCATGAATCCCACGACCTGCACGTCTGGACTCTTACCTCGGGCATGGAAGTGGCCTCTGCACATCTGGTCACCGAATCCGACGCGGACTCCACAGCCGTGCTCGCAGCGGCACAAACCTTGTTGGCGGAACGCTTCGGCCTCGAACACGCCACCCTGCAGGTCGAACCCCACGACGGCGAGGGACGCTGTCGCGAACTCTCGTGGTGA
- a CDS encoding sensor histidine kinase, translating to MTARSSTPGGSLRRTANTASFGTRLFLALTVVVLGCAISAWIVASALAPGIFHDHLGQAGIDHNSSQARHVEEAFTWAIILAWGLAIAIAVLLSLAVSWYITRRVQRSLTAVTTSTAQIAAGHYDARIHSPGLGREFDELTVTVNEVARRLEATETTRRRMLADLGHEMRTPIATLDSYLEALEDGVRSLDEDTLQILRAATQRLDRLAQDITAVSRAEEHLTRITPIPTDTATLITAAAEAVRTRYDDKGVTLDTRIEQSVPVTVDPDRFGQVLGNLLDNALRHTPDGGTVTITCRQLDPTHAEIVVADTGEGIAAEHLDHLFDRFYRADLARNRRHGGSGIGLTITRALIEAHRGRIRAASDGPGRGARFTIDLPSTGTTRV from the coding sequence ATGACCGCCCGATCGTCCACACCAGGCGGGTCCCTGCGCCGCACCGCCAACACCGCGAGTTTCGGCACCCGCCTGTTCCTCGCCCTGACCGTGGTGGTGCTCGGCTGCGCCATCAGCGCCTGGATCGTGGCCTCGGCGCTCGCGCCCGGCATCTTCCACGATCACCTCGGTCAGGCCGGCATCGACCACAACTCCAGCCAGGCCCGTCACGTCGAAGAGGCCTTCACCTGGGCGATCATCCTCGCCTGGGGACTGGCCATCGCCATCGCGGTGCTGCTGTCCCTGGCGGTGAGCTGGTACATCACCCGGCGCGTCCAACGGTCGCTGACGGCGGTGACCACCTCCACCGCCCAGATCGCCGCCGGCCACTACGACGCCCGCATACACAGCCCCGGACTCGGCCGCGAATTCGACGAACTCACCGTCACCGTCAACGAAGTCGCCCGCCGCCTCGAAGCCACCGAAACCACCCGACGCCGGATGCTCGCCGACCTCGGCCACGAGATGCGCACCCCCATCGCCACTCTCGACTCCTACCTCGAAGCCCTCGAAGACGGCGTCCGCAGCCTGGACGAGGACACCCTGCAGATCCTGCGTGCCGCCACCCAACGCCTCGACCGCCTCGCCCAAGACATCACCGCCGTCTCCCGCGCCGAAGAACATCTCACCCGCATCACCCCGATCCCCACCGACACCGCAACCCTGATCACCGCAGCCGCCGAGGCGGTCCGCACGCGCTACGACGACAAGGGCGTCACCCTCGATACCCGCATCGAGCAATCCGTCCCGGTCACCGTCGACCCGGACCGATTCGGGCAGGTACTGGGCAACCTGCTCGACAACGCGCTGCGCCACACCCCCGACGGGGGCACCGTCACCATCACCTGCCGGCAGCTCGACCCCACCCACGCCGAAATCGTCGTCGCCGACACCGGAGAAGGTATCGCCGCCGAACACCTCGACCACCTCTTCGACCGCTTCTACCGAGCCGACCTCGCCCGCAACCGCCGCCACGGCGGCAGCGGCATCGGCCTGACCATCACCCGCGCACTCATCGAGGCACACCGAGGCCGGATCCGCGCCGCCAGTGACGGCCCCGGCCGCGGAGCACGGTTCACCATCGACCTGCCCAGCACCGGTACTACCCGCGTGTAG
- a CDS encoding DUF305 domain-containing protein: MNKKTLAAGVTALAVVFTAAACSDSDTGTTAATSTSPASASTPTEQTAAHNDADVMFAQMMIPHHSQAIEMSDMILAKDNIPAEVSALAEQIKAAQGPEIDQLESWLDQWGAPTSMPDGAHDMPSMDEDMGMDGMSDGMSGMDGMMSDEDMQALSDAQGTDAARLFLEQMITHHEGAVEMARTEIAEGQFPEAVVMARSIVETQQQEIETMRQLLDTL; this comes from the coding sequence ATGAACAAGAAGACCCTTGCTGCCGGCGTCACCGCCCTGGCGGTGGTGTTCACCGCCGCTGCCTGCAGCGACTCCGACACCGGCACCACGGCCGCGACCTCGACCTCGCCAGCTTCGGCGAGCACCCCCACCGAACAGACGGCGGCACACAACGATGCCGATGTGATGTTCGCGCAGATGATGATCCCGCACCACAGTCAGGCCATCGAGATGAGCGACATGATCTTGGCCAAGGACAACATCCCCGCCGAGGTCAGTGCCTTGGCCGAGCAGATCAAGGCCGCGCAGGGTCCGGAGATCGACCAACTCGAGTCCTGGCTCGATCAGTGGGGTGCACCCACCTCGATGCCCGACGGGGCTCACGACATGCCCAGCATGGACGAGGACATGGGCATGGATGGGATGAGCGACGGCATGAGCGGGATGGACGGGATGATGAGCGACGAGGACATGCAGGCACTATCGGATGCCCAGGGCACCGACGCGGCCCGCCTGTTCCTCGAGCAGATGATCACCCACCACGAAGGCGCCGTCGAGATGGCACGGACCGAGATCGCCGAGGGACAGTTCCCCGAGGCGGTGGTGATGGCCCGCAGCATCGTCGAGACCCAGCAGCAGGAAATCGAGACGATGCGCCAACTGCTCGACACCCTCTAA
- a CDS encoding integrase catalytic domain-containing protein — protein MSQRKAVTKTIATRYARANKAAKGVILDELCATTGWHRNHARKALTQALHPTTVRGRTPRPPKYGSDVIAALRFCWAVLGAPAGKRLAAVLPDLVPTLRRFGELSIDDATAELLVSMSAATIDRRLAEDRRRLDPKGRAHTKPGSLLKSQIPIRTWAQWDDAVPGFVEIDLVGHEGGNAVGDHAYTLTVTDIATGWTENRSVPNKARKWVLAALEEIAGILPFPIRGVDSDNGSEFINHHLLAWCEQRQITFTRSRPGNSNDGAHVEQKNWAIVRTVVGYHRYDTPAELLLLNRIWVLQSSLSNYFCPQQKLISKVRDGAKVIKKYDTATTPKRRAEQHETVTVEDKAILADTYVRLNPAAIQRQIQALTAELLTLTIAKAGPARVPAVTAVATRASSDEATKQTSRAS, from the coding sequence ATGAGTCAACGCAAGGCCGTGACCAAGACGATCGCGACGCGGTACGCCCGGGCCAACAAGGCCGCCAAGGGTGTCATCCTCGACGAATTGTGTGCCACGACCGGCTGGCATCGCAATCACGCCCGTAAGGCGTTGACGCAGGCGTTGCACCCCACGACGGTCAGGGGACGCACCCCGAGACCACCGAAGTACGGCTCGGACGTGATTGCGGCACTACGATTCTGCTGGGCAGTGCTCGGTGCGCCGGCCGGTAAACGGCTGGCGGCGGTGCTGCCGGACCTGGTGCCGACGCTACGTCGGTTCGGCGAGTTGAGCATCGACGACGCCACTGCGGAGTTGTTGGTGTCGATGTCGGCGGCGACCATCGACCGTCGGCTGGCCGAAGACCGGCGCAGGCTCGATCCGAAGGGCCGGGCACACACCAAACCGGGGTCGTTGCTCAAGTCGCAGATCCCGATCCGCACGTGGGCGCAGTGGGACGACGCAGTCCCGGGGTTCGTGGAGATCGACCTGGTCGGACACGAAGGCGGCAACGCGGTCGGCGACCACGCCTACACCCTGACGGTGACCGACATCGCCACTGGCTGGACCGAGAACCGGTCGGTGCCGAACAAGGCCCGCAAGTGGGTGCTCGCCGCGCTCGAGGAGATTGCCGGCATCCTGCCGTTCCCGATCCGCGGTGTCGACTCCGACAACGGCAGCGAATTCATCAACCACCACCTGCTCGCCTGGTGCGAGCAGCGGCAGATCACCTTCACCCGGTCCCGACCCGGCAACTCCAACGACGGCGCGCACGTCGAGCAGAAGAACTGGGCGATCGTGCGGACCGTCGTCGGCTACCACCGTTACGACACCCCGGCAGAGTTGTTGCTACTGAACAGGATCTGGGTTCTGCAGTCGAGTCTGTCGAACTACTTCTGTCCGCAGCAGAAACTGATCTCGAAGGTGCGGGACGGGGCGAAGGTGATCAAGAAGTACGACACGGCTACCACCCCGAAACGCCGCGCCGAGCAGCACGAGACGGTCACCGTCGAGGACAAGGCGATCCTCGCCGACACCTACGTGCGCCTGAACCCGGCGGCGATCCAGCGGCAGATCCAGGCGTTGACCGCCGAGCTGCTGACCCTGACCATCGCCAAGGCCGGTCCGGCCCGCGTCCCCGCCGTCACGGCAGTCGCCACGCGCGCATCATCGGATGAGGCAACGAAGCAAACCTCGCGCGCATCTTGA
- a CDS encoding response regulator transcription factor has protein sequence MVVEDEPSLADLVGSYLERDGFEVAVTGDGAEAVPLARQVDPDVVVLDLGLPGLDGVEVCRQLRTFSDAYVVMLTARTEEIDTLIGLSVGADDYMTKPFSPRELTARIQAMLRRPRTTIAATVAQPHRFGDLALDVDGREATVAGRPIALTRTEFDILAALARDPGVVLTRTQLIEAVWGPSWVGDEHLVDVHIGHLRRKLGDDATHGRYVRTVRGVGYRMGTGS, from the coding sequence ATGGTCGTCGAGGACGAACCGTCACTGGCGGATCTGGTGGGCTCCTATCTCGAGCGGGACGGTTTCGAGGTCGCGGTCACCGGCGACGGCGCCGAGGCCGTTCCCCTCGCCCGGCAGGTCGATCCCGATGTGGTGGTCCTCGACCTCGGACTGCCGGGCCTGGACGGGGTGGAGGTGTGCCGGCAACTGCGGACCTTCTCCGACGCCTACGTCGTGATGCTCACCGCCCGCACCGAGGAGATCGACACCCTGATCGGGCTGTCCGTCGGCGCCGACGACTACATGACCAAACCGTTCAGCCCCCGCGAGCTGACAGCGCGCATCCAGGCCATGCTGCGCCGTCCCCGCACCACCATCGCCGCGACCGTTGCGCAGCCACACCGCTTCGGGGACCTGGCCCTCGACGTCGACGGCCGCGAGGCCACCGTCGCCGGGCGGCCGATCGCCCTGACCCGCACCGAATTCGACATCCTTGCCGCCCTGGCACGCGATCCCGGAGTGGTGCTCACCCGCACCCAGCTGATCGAAGCGGTATGGGGGCCGAGCTGGGTCGGTGACGAACACCTGGTCGACGTGCACATCGGACATCTGCGCCGCAAACTCGGCGACGACGCCACCCACGGCCGCTACGTGCGCACCGTCCGCGGTGTCGGCTACCGAATGGGCACCGGATCATGA
- a CDS encoding SHOCT domain-containing protein encodes MGSIIASTVAVPVSRRRDREFLEQIFIRPPSNLWGGNPMLKLRNRGMETIMMGWVGDIGWAGWTVMAVCMLAFWTVVIYLVAVMFRADRTSGPAGIEHEGDPLRMLEERFARGDIDSDEFVARRQVLTQTGNLAAIADRRGQVRG; translated from the coding sequence ATGGGGTCCATCATCGCCAGCACCGTCGCGGTGCCGGTATCGCGGCGACGCGACAGGGAGTTTCTTGAGCAAATCTTCATACGACCTCCATCGAACCTGTGGGGTGGGAACCCGATGCTGAAGCTACGAAACCGAGGGATGGAGACGATCATGATGGGCTGGGTCGGTGACATCGGTTGGGCGGGATGGACCGTCATGGCCGTGTGCATGCTCGCGTTCTGGACGGTGGTGATCTATCTGGTGGCCGTCATGTTCCGCGCCGACCGTACGAGCGGTCCTGCTGGCATCGAGCATGAGGGTGATCCGCTGCGGATGCTCGAAGAGCGGTTCGCCCGAGGCGACATCGACTCCGATGAGTTCGTCGCCCGGCGGCAGGTATTGACGCAGACCGGCAACCTCGCTGCGATTGCTGATCGGCGAGGGCAGGTCCGTGGGTAG